From the genome of Amycolatopsis camponoti:
GCACCTTCCGGGCGACCGACACGACGCACTGGCTCGCGCTCGACGTCGCCGCCGCGGCCCTCGCGGACGCCGGCTTCGGCGAGGGTGACGGTGCCCCGCGGCAGAACACCGGTGTCGTCATCGGCAACAGCCTCACCGGCGAGTTCTCCCGCGCCAACATCATGCGGCTGCGCTGGCCGTACGTCCGCCGCACGGTCGCGGCGGCGCTGAGCTCCCGCGGCTGGGAGGACGAGGACACCGCGAGCTTCCTGCGCGAGCTGGAGATCCAGTACAAGGAGCCGTTCCCCGAGATCAACGAGGACAGCCTCGCCGGTGGCCTGGCGAACACCATCGCCGGCCGCGTCTGCAACCACTTCGACTTCGCCGGCGGCGGGTACACCGTCGACGGCGCCTGCTCGTCCTCGCTGCTGTCCGTGGTCACCGCGGCCAACGCGCTCGCCCAGGGCGACCTCGACCTCGCCATCGCCGGCGGCGTCGACCTCTCGATCGACCCGTTCGAGGTGATCGGCTTCGCGAAGACCGGCGCGCTGGCCAAGCGCGAGATGAAGGTCTACGACGCCGACTCCAACGGCTTCTGGCCCGGTGAGGGCTCGGGCATGCTCGTCCTGATGCGCGAGAGCGACGCGCTGGAGCAGGGCAAGCGGATCTACGCGTCGATCGGTGGCTGGGGCGTCTCCTCCGACGGCAAGGGCGGCATCACCCGGCCCGAAGCCGCCGGGCACCGGCTCGCCCTGAAGCGCGCCTACGACCGCGCGGGCTACGGCGTCGAGACCGTCTCCTACTTCGAAGGACACGGCACCGGCACCGCGCTGGGCGACGCCACCGAGATCGAGGCGCTCTCCACCGCCCGCCGCGACGCCGACCCGCTGGCCAAGCCGGCCGCGTTGTCGACCATCAAGGGCAACATCGGGCACACCAAGGCCGCGGCCGGCGTCGCCGGCCTGATCAAGGCGACGCTGGCGGTGTACCACCAGGTCATCCCGCCCGCCACCGGCCACTACGAGCCGCACGAGTCGCTGACCGGCACGTCGGCCCGGATGTACGTCCCGCGCGACCCGGCGCTCTGGCCCGCGGACCAGCCGGTCCGCGCCGGGGTCTCGGCGATGGGCTTCGGCGGCATCAACTCCCACGTCACGGTCACCGAGGCGCCGACCGCGGCCCGCCGCCGCGAGCTCGACGAGCGGGCCCGCACGCTGGTCGCCGGGCGGCAGGACGCCGAGCTGCTGCTGTTCGACGCCGACGACGTCGCGACCCTGCGCGGCGACATCGCCGCGGCGCTGGAGGTTGTGCCCAAGCTGTCGTTCGCCGAGCTGACCGACCTCGCCGGCGAGCTGGCCGGGAAGCTGGCCGGCCGCTCGGTGCGCGCCGCGGTCGTCGCGGCCAACCCGGAGCACGCCGAGCGCAAGCTGACGAAGCTCCTGGAGCAGCTGGAATCCGGCGACTCGATCTTCGACTCCGCCGACGGCATCTTCGCGAGCAGCCGCGGCTCCGCGCCGAAGATCGGCTACCTGTTCCCCGGTCAGGGATCGGGACGCGGTGGCGACAGCGCGCTGCGCCGCCGGTTCACCGCGGCCGACGAGATCTTCCGCGCCGCGGGGCTGCCCGCGAGCGGCGACCAGGTCGCCACCGAAGTGGCCCAGCCGCGGATCGTCACCGGTTCGCTGGCCGCGCTGCGCGTGCTGCGCTCGTTCGGCATCGAAGCGTCGACGGCCACCGGCCACAGCCTCGGCGAGCTGACCTCCCTGCACTGGGGCGGCGCGCTCGACGAGCGCGGGCTGCTGGAGCTGGCGAAGGTCCGCGGCAAGGTGATGGCCTCGACGACCGGTGACGGCACCGGCGCGATGGCCGGCATCGCCGCCTCACCGGGTCGCGTCGAAGAACTGGGCCTGGGCGACGACGTCGTCATCGCCGGGTACAACGCGCCCGAGCAGACCGTGATCTCCGGGCCGGCCCCGGCGATCGACAAGATCGTCGCCCGGGCCAAGGCCCAGGGCGTCGGCGCGACCCGGATCAAGGTCTCGCACGCCTTCCACTCGCCGGCGGTCGAGCCCGCCGCGAACGCGATGACCGAGAAGCTGGGCGAATTCTCCTTCTCCCGGCTCGAGCGGCCGGTCGTCTCGACCGTCAGCGGCGATGTGCTGCACGCCGCCGAGAACCTGCCCGAGCTGCTGCGCGACCAGATCGTGCTGCCGGTCCGCTTCCGCGAAGCCGCCGCCAAGGTGGCCGAGCGCAGCGACCTGGTGGTCGAGGTCGGCCCCGGCCGGGTGTTGACCGGGCTGTTCGAGGAGATCGCCCCGCAGACGCCGGTGCTCGCGATCGACACGGACAACGCGTCGCTGCAGGCCCTGCTGCGGGTCGTCGGCGCGGCGTTCGCGCTCGGTGCGCCGATCTCGACCGAGGCGCTGTTCGAAGGCCGTGTCGTGCGCGCCCTGCCCGCCGACGGGGTGTTCAGCTTCCTGGCCAGCCCGTGCGAGGCGGCGCCGTCGATCGACAGCGAGCTGGCCGCCGAACTGGCCGCGGAGAAGGCGCAGGCCGCGGACGCCGACGCCGGGACCGCGGAAGGCGACTCCGGCTCGACGCTGGACCTGCTGCGCAAGCTCGCCGCCGAGCGCGTCGAGCTGCCGCTGGAGGCCGTCACGGCCGACACCCACCCGCTCGACGACCTGCACCTGTCGTCGATCACGGTCGGGCAGCTGGTCAACGACGTCACCCGGGCGCTGGGCCGGCCCGCGCTGGAAGGCATGCCGAACTTCGCGACGGTGTGCCTCGGTGAGCTCGCCGAGATGATCGACGAGCTGGCGCAGACGGCCAAGCCGACCGACAGCCACGTCGGCGAAGCCCCGGGCGTCGGGCCGTGGGTCCGGCCGTTCGCGGTCGAGTACGTACCCGCGCCGCGGCCGACCGCCGACCTCACGCCCGGCGCCGGCCGCGCCGAGTGGCAGGTCTTCGCCACCCCGCGGCACCCGCTGGCCGAACCGCTGAAGGCCGCGCTCGCCGCGTCCGGCACCGGGGACGGCGTGCTGCTCTGCCTGCCCGCGGACTGCGACTCCAGCCACGTCGGGTTGTTCCTCGACGCCGGCCGCGCCGTCATGGCCGCCCCCAACGGCACGCGCTTCGTGGTCGTGCACCACGGCTACGGCGCGGCCGGCCTGGCCCGGACCCTGCGGCTCGAGGACCCGTCGGCGAAGACGACCATCATCGACTTCGCGGACCCGGCACCGTCCGATGTGGACGCGGTCGCGGAAGCCGTGCACACCGTGGTGGCCGAGGTCGCCGCGACCACGGACTTCACCGAAGCCCGCTACGGCGCCGACGGTGGCCGTACGGTGCCGCGGCTGTCCGCGCTGGCCGCGCCGAAGCCCGGCCCGATCCGCGACTCGCTGGACTCGACCGACGTCCTGCTCGTCACCGGTGGCGGCAAGGGCATCACCGCGGAGAGCGCGCTGGCGCTGGCCAAGGACTCCGGGGCCAAGCTGGCCCTGCTCGGGCGCAGCGACCCGGAGACCGACACCGAGCTGGCCGAGAACCTCGACCGCATGGAGGCGGCGGGCATCCGCTACCGCTACGAGCGCGCCGACGTCACCAGCGCCCCGCAGATCGCCGAGGCGGTCGCCCGGGTCCAGGCCGACCTCGGCCCGGTCACGGCGGTCCTCCACGGCGCGGGCCGCAACGAGCCGGCCGCCCTCTTCTCCCTGACCGAGGACAGCTTCCGCAAGACCCTCGCGCCGAAGATCGGCGGGCTCAACGCGGTGCTCGCCGCGGTGGACCAGGACCGCATCAAGCTCCTGGTCACCTTCGGCAGCATCATCGGCCGGGCGGGCCTGCGCGGCGAAGCGCACTACGCCACGGCGAACGACTGGATGACCGAGCTGACCCTGCGCTTCGGCCAGGAACACCCGCAGGCGCGGGCGATCGCGCTGGAGTGGTCGGTCTGGTCGGGCACCGGCATGGGCGAGAAGCTGGGCGTCGTGTCCGCCCTGATGCGGGACGGCATCACGCCGATCCCCACCGAGGAGGGCATCACCATCCTCCGCCAGGTGCTGGCCGACCCGGCCGCGCCGCCGGTCCTGGTGGTCTGCGGCCGCACGTCGGGCCTGGCCACGCTGCCGATCCAGAAGCGCGAGCTGCCGCTGACCCGGTTCGTCGACCGCGCGGTCGTGCACTACCCGGGCGTCGAGCTGATCACCGAGGCCGACCTGTCCGACGGTGCCGACCCGTACCTGACCGACCACCTGCTCGACGGGCAGCTGCTGTTCCCGGCGGTCCTGGGCATGGAGGCCATGACGCAGGCCGCGGCGGCGACGCTGGACCGCACCGGCACCCCGGTGCTCTCCGACGTCGAGTTCCTCCGGCCGATCATCGTCTCGCCGGGCGGGTCGACCACGGTCCGGCTGGCCACGCTGGCCCGCGACGCCGACACCGTCGACGTCGTGATCCGCAGTGACGAGACCGGCTTCAGCGCCGACCACTTCAAGGCGCGGCTGAGCTTCGCCCGGCCGGACCAGCTCGGCGAGTGCGTGCCCCGCGACGTCGCGCTGCCGCCGGTCCCGGTGGAGCCGATCAGCGAGCTGTACGGCTCGGTCCTGTTCCAGGGCAAGCGGTTCCAGCGGGTCCTCGGCTACCGGCGGGCGAGCGCCCGGCACGCCGTGGCGGAGATCTCGACCAACGCGGACCACTACTGGTTCGCCCCGTTCCTCCCGCAGGAGCGGCTGCTGGCCGACCCGGGCACCCGGGACGCGATGATGCACGCGATCCAGTGCTGCGTCCCGGACGCGACGCTGCTGCCGCAGGGCATCGAGAAGCTGTACCTGGCCGAACCGGGCCGCCAGCACGACGAGTACGTCCTGCTGGACGCGAAGGAACGCCTCCAGGACGGGGACAGCTACATCTACGACCTCGACGTGCGCAACCCGGACGGGACGCTGGTCGAGCGCTGGGAAGGCCTGAAGCTGCGCGCCGTCCGCAAGCGCGACGGCGCCGGGCCGTGGGTCCCCTCGATGCTCGGGTCCTATGTGGAGCGTGCCTGCGAGCGGCTGCTCGGCGGGACGCGGTCGGTGGTCCTCGAGCCCGACCCCGCCGGACGGCCCGCCGAAGGCATCGCCGAGCGGAGGGCGCAGACCGCGCTCGCCGCGGGCCGCGCGCTCGACCGGCCGGTCGAGGTCCGCTACCGCCCCGACGGCAAGCCGGAGTGCGACGGCGTGCAGGTGAACGCGTCGCACACTTCGGAGCTGACCCTCGTGGTCGCCGGCGAGAACCAGGTCGCCTGCGACATCGAGACGGCGATCGAACGCACCGAAGAGGACTGGGCCGGGCTGCTGGGCGAGGAGCTCCTCGCCCTCGGCCGGCTGCTGGCCGCGGACACCGGCGAACCGATCAGCGTGGCCAACACGCGGGTCTGGAGCGCGCTGGAGTGCGTCCGCAAGACCGGCTCGATGACCCAGGCCCTCACCGTGCGCCAGGTCGACGCCGACGGGTGGGCGCTGCTCGCCTCCGGTGGGGCCCGGATCGCCACCTGGTCGACCACCGTCAACGACCGGACCGACCCGATCGTCTTCGCCGTGCTCCACGCAGAGGGGAACTGAGGATGTCCGACTACTACGAGATCCGCCACACGGTCGGCTTCGAAGAGACCAACCTGGTGGGCAACGTCTACTACGTGAACTACGTGCGCTGGCAGGGCCGGTGCCGCGAGATGTTCCTCAAGGAGAAGGCCCCGGCCGTCCTCGAGGAGGTCCGCCACGACCTCAAGCTGTTCACCCTCAAGGTGGAGTGCGAGTTCTTCGCCGAGATCACCGCGTTCGACGAGCTGTCCATCCGGCTGCGGCTGGAGGAGCTGACCTCGACGCAGATCCAGTTCGCGTTCGACTACGTCCACCTGCGTGCGGAGGGCGAAGTGCTGGTGGCGCGGGGACGGCAGCGGATCGCCTGCATGCGCGGGCCCAACACGGCCACCGTGCCGTCGCGGGTCCCCGAGCAGCTGCGCGAGGCACTGGTTCCCTACGCGACGGCCGCGGTCAACGGCAAGGGAGTCTGACAGTGGGCTACGAATCGGAGCCTCACGTGCTGAAGCGGCTGCCTACGTCGCCGGCACGCCGCGGCCTCTCGGCCCAGCCGGGACTGCGGCAGGTGATGTCGCAGTTCGCCACCGGGGTGACGGTGCTGACGGCGGGCGGGGAGGACGCGCACGGCATGACCGCGAACGCGTTCTCGTCGGTGTCGCTGGAACCGCCGATGGTGCTGTGCTGCGTGTCCAAGGCCGCCCGGATGCACGCCGCGATCGTCACGGCCGGCTCGTTCGGGGTGAACATCCTCGCCGCGGAGCAGCAGGAGACGTCGAAGTACTTCGCCGACTGGCGGCGTCCCGACGGGATGGCCCAGTTCGAAGCCGTCGGCTACACGCCCGGCGGCAAGACCGGGGCCCCGCTGCTGAACGGGGCGCTGGCGTGGCTGGAGTGCGAGCTGGCGCAGGTGCTGGAGGGCGGTGACCACTCGATCTTCCTGGGCCGGGTGCTCGCCACCAGCCGCGGCACCGGCGAGCACGCGCTCGTCTTCTACGGCGGCGGCTACCACCACGTCGACGGGAAGGCCCGCGCGGCCTGAGAGGGGACGGTCATGCTGATCGCGGTCACCGGGGGCACCGGTTTCCTGGGTGCCCACACGGTCGCGGCGCTGCTGCGGCGGGGGCACCGGGTCCGGCTCCTCGCCCGCGACCCCGGCCGCGTTCCGTCCACAGTGGACGTCGTGACCGGCGACGTCACGGACCCGGTGGCGGCCCGGCGGCTGGTGGCGGGGGCGGACGCGGTGCTGCACGCCGCCGGCGTCTACACGTTCGACAGCCGGCGCCGCGACGAGCTGTGGCGGGTCAACGTCCGCGGCACCGAGGTCGTCCTCGGTGCCGCGCGACGGGCGGGGGCGGGCCGGATCGTGCACGTGTCGACGGTGGGGACGCTGTACCCCACGACGGCGCCGTCGGTCGGGCCCGCCAGCCCGGTCGGCGAGCCGCGGGAGGCCTACCTGCAGTCGAAGGTCGTCGCCGAGGGGATCGCGCGCCGGCACGCCTCGGTGGGGGCGCCGGTGGTCGTCACGTACCCGCCGGCGCTGCTCGGCCCGGACGACCCGCACCTGGGCGACCAGAACGCGCGGTTGCGGGCCGTGCTGCGCGGGCTGACCCCGATCTGGCCGGGACGCGGCCTCCCGCTCGGCGACGTCCGCGACTCGGCCGAGCTGCACGCGCGGCTGCTGGGCGGGGAAGTTCCCGCGCGGGCCGCGTTCTTCGGGCCGGGAAACTTCCTGACCACCCGGGATTACCTGGCCACGGCCCGGGCCGCGACCGGGCGCGCGTTGCCGGCGGTGTTCGTGCCGCCGCGGGCGCTGTACCCGGTGGGCCGGTTCGCCGACCGGCTGCAACGCGTCTGGCCGTGGGCGCTGCCGGTCCAGTACGGCGCGATCCACGTCTGCGCCACGGCGGTGCCGGTCGACCCGGACGCGCCCACGGGCGGCGTCGCGGCCCGGCCGGCGCTCGAGACCGTGCGCGACACCGTCACCTGGCTGCACGCCACGGGACGGATCACCGGCCGGCAGGCGGGTTCGGCGGCAGTGTCCACATCGGACGCCGACGGGGTTTCAGCAGCACTCACCGGCCCCGGCTCCGGGGCCGTCCAGACCGAGGAGGTCCTGTCATGACCACCAGCGATGCCGGGCACGCGGACACCGGTGATCGGCAGCCCGTGCAGCAGGCGTCCGCCGACGCACTCTTCACCGCGGAAGCGGCATCAGGCACCGCCCCGGTGCCGGTCGAAGCCCTGGTCCGCCCGATGCCGCGGCTGGGCCGCGGGATCGTGTGGTCCGACATCGTCGCCGAGATCGAGCGGGACCACCGGGCCCGGATGAGGGATGCCGCGTGAGCGGAAGCCAGGAGTCCGGCGCGGCGCGAGCCGACGACGCGGAGGTGGTGCCGGTCCCCGACGGGGTCCGGCGTCGCCGGCTGGGCCGTCCGGGGACGGGGACGTCCGGGGACGCCCAGGTCATCGAGCTGGCCCGCGCCGCCGACCTGGCGCGCCCGGAGCCGGCCGACATGCCGCTGCTGCGCCGCCGTCGCGAAGAGCTGCGCTCGCACATCCACGAGGGCAAGCTCGACGCCGTCCGGCGGCAGCACTCGCTGGGCAAGCTCACCGCGCGCGAACGGCTGGCCCTGCTGCTCGACGACGACTCCTTCACCGAGATCGAGCCCTACCGGCGGCACCAGGCGACCGGGCCGGGCCTGGCCGGCAACCGCCCGCACACCGACGGCGTGGTCGCCGGCTCCGGCACGATCGACGGGCGGCGGGTGTTCGTCTACGCCCAGGACTTCACGCTCTTCGGCGGTTCGCTCGGCGAGGCGCACGCGGCGAAGATCCACAAGGTGCTCGACCTCGCGGTGGCCAACGGCGCCCCGGTGATCGGGCTCAACGACAGCGGCGGCGCCCGGATCCAGGAAGGCGTGCTGGCGCTGAACGGCTACGGCGGCATCTTCCGCCGCCAGGTCGAGGCGTCCGGCGTGATCCCGCAGATCAGCGTCATCCTCGGCCCCTGCGCGGGCGGCGCGGCGTACTCGCCGGCGCTCGCCGACTTCACGTTCATGGTGCGCGACACCGCGCGGATGTACCTGACCGGGCCCGACGTGGTCGAGGCCGTGAGCGGCCAGCGCGTCACGCACGAGGAGCTCGGCGGCGCGGACGTCCACGGGAGCGCGTCGGGCGTCGCGACGGTGGTGCACGACGACGAGGAGAGCTGCCTCGCCGACGTCCGGTACCTGGTTTCGCTGCTGCCGTCGAACTACCTCGACCCGCCGCCCGCGACCGTCCCGACGAACGCCACGGACGACTACCGGCCCCGGCTGGCGGAGCTGGTGCCGGTGGAGCCGAACCAGCCGTACGACATGCGGGACGTCTTCGCCGAGCTCGCCGACGACGGCGAGTTCTTCGAGCTGCACGAAGGCTGGGCGCGCAACGTCTTGTGCGCGCTCGCGCGGATCGACGGCCGCGTCGTCGGCCTGGTCGGCAACCAGCCGGTGGTGTTCGCCGGCGTGCTCGACGGGCCGGCGTCGCAGAAGGCCGCGCGGTTCGTGCGGTTCTGCGACGCGTTCGGCATCCCGCTGGTGAGCCTGGTGGACGTGCCGGGCTTCCTGCCCGGGGTGGAGCAGGAGCGCGGCGGCATCATCCGCCAGGGCGCGCAGCTGCTGCACGCGTACTGCGAAGCGACAGTGCCACGGATCCAGGTGATCCTGCGCAAGGCGTACGGCGGCGCGTACATCGTGATGGACTCGCGGTCGATCGGGTGCGACCTGTCGCTGGCGTGGCCGACGAACCAGATCGCGGTGATGGGCGCGGAGGGCGCGGTGAACGTGCTGTACCGCCGTGACCTGGCGGCCGCGGCCGACCCGGCGGCGCTGCGGGCGAAGCTGGTCGCGGAGTACACGGAGGAGTTCCTGAACCCCCAGTACGCGGCCGAGCGCGGCTTGGTCGACGACATCATCGACCCGGCCGAGACCCGCGCGGCGGTGGCCCGCGGCCTGGCGATGCTGCGCGACAAGCGCAAGCCCGCCCCGGCGCGCAAGCACGGCAACCTGCCGATCTGAGAAGAGGTGTGGCGCGATGTCCGCGATCCGCGTGGTCCACGGCGCGCCGGACGACAGCGAGCTGGCGGCCCTGGTGGCGGTGCTGCAGGCGATCCGCGCGACCCGGCCGCCGGAGCCCCCGCGGCCGTCGGCGTGGGGCGACCCGGGATGGCGGGCCCGGGAACCGCGAGCCGCCGCGGGCGCTTGGCGGATGTCGGGACTGCCGCACTGAGCCCACCCCCGGCGCCGGTACCGAGCGCCTCAAGGGGCCTTCGGGTGCGTTGAACGCGCCCCGAGGCCCCCTTTGGTGCGTTCAGCTCACCGAAGGCCGCATGGGGGCGCTTCCGCGAGGGCCGGCGCGCGTGCCCGGAGGGTCGGCGCACGTGCCTGGGGGCGGTTTCGGCGGCGCTGGTGTCTCGAATGAGTCATTCAGGACCCCCGAGGTCATGAATGACTCATTCGAGACGTAGGCGGAGCTGCGGGTGAGCGAGCCACCGCGACTTTGCCGGGGCCCTGGGGGCGTCAGGCGGCCTGGCCCGGGATCTCCTTCAACCTCCGCGCCGCCGCGCGCTCGCGGCTGGGGGAGTACGTCGTGTGGCCCGGGTGGACCGCCACGTACCGCACTTCGCCGTCCGAGATCGCCTCCACCTCCGTGCGCTCGCCGCGGGTGAACTCCGCTCCGCAGACCGCGCACGTGCGCTGGCGGTCCGCCGCGCCGCCGATCGGCTTCCGTTCCTCGGTCATGCGCGCACCTCGCCGTCGAGTGGGGAACCTCCAGTGCACTCCGCCG
Proteins encoded in this window:
- a CDS encoding acyl-CoA thioesterase, with the translated sequence MSDYYEIRHTVGFEETNLVGNVYYVNYVRWQGRCREMFLKEKAPAVLEEVRHDLKLFTLKVECEFFAEITAFDELSIRLRLEELTSTQIQFAFDYVHLRAEGEVLVARGRQRIACMRGPNTATVPSRVPEQLREALVPYATAAVNGKGV
- a CDS encoding acyl-CoA carboxylase subunit beta; protein product: MSGSQESGAARADDAEVVPVPDGVRRRRLGRPGTGTSGDAQVIELARAADLARPEPADMPLLRRRREELRSHIHEGKLDAVRRQHSLGKLTARERLALLLDDDSFTEIEPYRRHQATGPGLAGNRPHTDGVVAGSGTIDGRRVFVYAQDFTLFGGSLGEAHAAKIHKVLDLAVANGAPVIGLNDSGGARIQEGVLALNGYGGIFRRQVEASGVIPQISVILGPCAGGAAYSPALADFTFMVRDTARMYLTGPDVVEAVSGQRVTHEELGGADVHGSASGVATVVHDDEESCLADVRYLVSLLPSNYLDPPPATVPTNATDDYRPRLAELVPVEPNQPYDMRDVFAELADDGEFFELHEGWARNVLCALARIDGRVVGLVGNQPVVFAGVLDGPASQKAARFVRFCDAFGIPLVSLVDVPGFLPGVEQERGGIIRQGAQLLHAYCEATVPRIQVILRKAYGGAYIVMDSRSIGCDLSLAWPTNQIAVMGAEGAVNVLYRRDLAAAADPAALRAKLVAEYTEEFLNPQYAAERGLVDDIIDPAETRAAVARGLAMLRDKRKPAPARKHGNLPI
- a CDS encoding DUF6222 family protein; translated protein: MTTSDAGHADTGDRQPVQQASADALFTAEAASGTAPVPVEALVRPMPRLGRGIVWSDIVAEIERDHRARMRDAA
- a CDS encoding flavin reductase family protein; this encodes MGYESEPHVLKRLPTSPARRGLSAQPGLRQVMSQFATGVTVLTAGGEDAHGMTANAFSSVSLEPPMVLCCVSKAARMHAAIVTAGSFGVNILAAEQQETSKYFADWRRPDGMAQFEAVGYTPGGKTGAPLLNGALAWLECELAQVLEGGDHSIFLGRVLATSRGTGEHALVFYGGGYHHVDGKARAA
- a CDS encoding acyl-CoA carboxylase subunit epsilon, coding for MSAIRVVHGAPDDSELAALVAVLQAIRATRPPEPPRPSAWGDPGWRAREPRAAAGAWRMSGLPH
- a CDS encoding NAD-dependent epimerase/dehydratase family protein, which produces MLIAVTGGTGFLGAHTVAALLRRGHRVRLLARDPGRVPSTVDVVTGDVTDPVAARRLVAGADAVLHAAGVYTFDSRRRDELWRVNVRGTEVVLGAARRAGAGRIVHVSTVGTLYPTTAPSVGPASPVGEPREAYLQSKVVAEGIARRHASVGAPVVVTYPPALLGPDDPHLGDQNARLRAVLRGLTPIWPGRGLPLGDVRDSAELHARLLGGEVPARAAFFGPGNFLTTRDYLATARAATGRALPAVFVPPRALYPVGRFADRLQRVWPWALPVQYGAIHVCATAVPVDPDAPTGGVAARPALETVRDTVTWLHATGRITGRQAGSAAVSTSDADGVSAALTGPGSGAVQTEEVLS
- a CDS encoding type I polyketide synthase; this translates as MSVERISIVGIGLRYPDASSPEELWENVLAGRRAFRRLPDERMNRADYYSPDPKAPDRFYAQKAAVLRDYEFDRVAHKVAGSTFRATDTTHWLALDVAAAALADAGFGEGDGAPRQNTGVVIGNSLTGEFSRANIMRLRWPYVRRTVAAALSSRGWEDEDTASFLRELEIQYKEPFPEINEDSLAGGLANTIAGRVCNHFDFAGGGYTVDGACSSSLLSVVTAANALAQGDLDLAIAGGVDLSIDPFEVIGFAKTGALAKREMKVYDADSNGFWPGEGSGMLVLMRESDALEQGKRIYASIGGWGVSSDGKGGITRPEAAGHRLALKRAYDRAGYGVETVSYFEGHGTGTALGDATEIEALSTARRDADPLAKPAALSTIKGNIGHTKAAAGVAGLIKATLAVYHQVIPPATGHYEPHESLTGTSARMYVPRDPALWPADQPVRAGVSAMGFGGINSHVTVTEAPTAARRRELDERARTLVAGRQDAELLLFDADDVATLRGDIAAALEVVPKLSFAELTDLAGELAGKLAGRSVRAAVVAANPEHAERKLTKLLEQLESGDSIFDSADGIFASSRGSAPKIGYLFPGQGSGRGGDSALRRRFTAADEIFRAAGLPASGDQVATEVAQPRIVTGSLAALRVLRSFGIEASTATGHSLGELTSLHWGGALDERGLLELAKVRGKVMASTTGDGTGAMAGIAASPGRVEELGLGDDVVIAGYNAPEQTVISGPAPAIDKIVARAKAQGVGATRIKVSHAFHSPAVEPAANAMTEKLGEFSFSRLERPVVSTVSGDVLHAAENLPELLRDQIVLPVRFREAAAKVAERSDLVVEVGPGRVLTGLFEEIAPQTPVLAIDTDNASLQALLRVVGAAFALGAPISTEALFEGRVVRALPADGVFSFLASPCEAAPSIDSELAAELAAEKAQAADADAGTAEGDSGSTLDLLRKLAAERVELPLEAVTADTHPLDDLHLSSITVGQLVNDVTRALGRPALEGMPNFATVCLGELAEMIDELAQTAKPTDSHVGEAPGVGPWVRPFAVEYVPAPRPTADLTPGAGRAEWQVFATPRHPLAEPLKAALAASGTGDGVLLCLPADCDSSHVGLFLDAGRAVMAAPNGTRFVVVHHGYGAAGLARTLRLEDPSAKTTIIDFADPAPSDVDAVAEAVHTVVAEVAATTDFTEARYGADGGRTVPRLSALAAPKPGPIRDSLDSTDVLLVTGGGKGITAESALALAKDSGAKLALLGRSDPETDTELAENLDRMEAAGIRYRYERADVTSAPQIAEAVARVQADLGPVTAVLHGAGRNEPAALFSLTEDSFRKTLAPKIGGLNAVLAAVDQDRIKLLVTFGSIIGRAGLRGEAHYATANDWMTELTLRFGQEHPQARAIALEWSVWSGTGMGEKLGVVSALMRDGITPIPTEEGITILRQVLADPAAPPVLVVCGRTSGLATLPIQKRELPLTRFVDRAVVHYPGVELITEADLSDGADPYLTDHLLDGQLLFPAVLGMEAMTQAAAATLDRTGTPVLSDVEFLRPIIVSPGGSTTVRLATLARDADTVDVVIRSDETGFSADHFKARLSFARPDQLGECVPRDVALPPVPVEPISELYGSVLFQGKRFQRVLGYRRASARHAVAEISTNADHYWFAPFLPQERLLADPGTRDAMMHAIQCCVPDATLLPQGIEKLYLAEPGRQHDEYVLLDAKERLQDGDSYIYDLDVRNPDGTLVERWEGLKLRAVRKRDGAGPWVPSMLGSYVERACERLLGGTRSVVLEPDPAGRPAEGIAERRAQTALAAGRALDRPVEVRYRPDGKPECDGVQVNASHTSELTLVVAGENQVACDIETAIERTEEDWAGLLGEELLALGRLLAADTGEPISVANTRVWSALECVRKTGSMTQALTVRQVDADGWALLASGGARIATWSTTVNDRTDPIVFAVLHAEGN